In Paractinoplanes brasiliensis, the following proteins share a genomic window:
- a CDS encoding LppU/SCO3897 family protein, which produces MSDAPPPPPDPTFAPQASFPPPVQPPPTDGLAVPPAPAPEYAQPGASQSPLASQPSALQSPPVPQPGQPHPGGPGFWQPAYGAPPSHTGYPPPGPPLGQPGYPSAGRPYPGQSFPGQPYPGYPQPGAPGTRNTSVLKIVLLAVGLAGVLLVGLGVFGVSAIVAAAADPAKGAQAGDCLAAVGPVAGSGTTETSAEVVECSSARAEYTVVARVEGESSPNSTACDRFFPADEPFYVYGSTAGDGYVLCLRPNG; this is translated from the coding sequence GTGAGCGACGCGCCCCCGCCGCCTCCCGACCCCACCTTCGCGCCGCAAGCGTCCTTCCCGCCTCCGGTTCAACCCCCACCCACCGACGGCCTGGCCGTCCCGCCGGCCCCGGCCCCGGAATACGCGCAGCCGGGCGCTTCGCAGAGCCCGCTCGCATCGCAGCCGAGCGCCCTGCAGAGCCCGCCCGTGCCGCAGCCCGGTCAGCCGCACCCCGGCGGGCCGGGCTTCTGGCAGCCTGCCTACGGTGCGCCGCCGAGCCACACCGGCTACCCGCCCCCCGGCCCGCCGCTCGGTCAGCCCGGTTATCCATCCGCCGGCCGGCCCTATCCCGGCCAGTCCTTCCCGGGTCAGCCCTACCCCGGCTACCCGCAACCGGGCGCGCCCGGCACCAGGAACACCAGCGTCCTCAAAATCGTGCTGCTGGCGGTCGGCCTGGCCGGGGTGCTGCTGGTCGGCCTCGGCGTCTTCGGGGTGAGCGCGATCGTCGCCGCCGCGGCCGACCCGGCCAAGGGTGCCCAGGCCGGCGACTGCCTTGCCGCCGTGGGCCCGGTGGCCGGCTCCGGCACCACCGAGACCTCCGCCGAGGTGGTCGAGTGCTCGTCGGCGCGAGCGGAGTACACGGTGGTGGCCCGCGTCGAGGGCGAGAGCTCCCCGAACAGCACCGCCTGCGACAGGTTCTTCCCCGCCGACGAGCCCTTCTACGTCTACGGCAGCACCGCGGGCGACGGTTACGTCCTCTGCCTGCGCCCGAATGGCTGA
- a CDS encoding LppU/SCO3897 family protein, giving the protein MSTAVKAEASPSRRGGMVVAAVVAGLVVAAAVYALSGLFLGGDGARDAKAGDCIASDKKVEDEGTTETGADLVDCSSAEARFSVVARVDGENSTQSDSCNKFFQEKEEFYVYASRDDEGYLLCLKPRA; this is encoded by the coding sequence GTGAGCACTGCAGTTAAGGCCGAAGCGTCCCCGTCCCGCCGGGGCGGCATGGTGGTCGCGGCCGTCGTCGCCGGGCTGGTCGTGGCGGCGGCGGTCTACGCGCTCAGCGGTTTGTTCCTCGGCGGTGACGGCGCCCGCGACGCCAAGGCCGGTGACTGCATCGCCTCCGACAAGAAGGTCGAGGACGAGGGCACCACCGAGACCGGCGCCGACCTGGTCGACTGCTCGTCGGCCGAGGCGCGGTTCAGCGTCGTGGCGCGGGTCGACGGCGAGAACTCGACCCAGAGCGATTCCTGTAACAAGTTCTTCCAGGAGAAAGAGGAGTTCTACGTCTACGCCTCCCGCGATGACGAGGGCTACCTCCT